The Mytilus trossulus isolate FHL-02 chromosome 3, PNRI_Mtr1.1.1.hap1, whole genome shotgun sequence genome contains a region encoding:
- the LOC134709686 gene encoding uncharacterized protein LOC134709686 — MMFIGSLVFLHFITIHVRFGASLSIFGCYWNDDGTTLPDKQLTATSTVDCIHICLTVNPSYVYAGTQKNPEGCYCGLTLHSQANTRVFQDDECSAPCPVVVLDICGGYYRLAVYEISGLKVPVTLGGNDITTEFRKEFTTTHRQVAFTTSDVLLEHSNDSTQSTNRKSTYSLEHSSSSNIDQTTHPKISFSIQEGSTDFNSTHTTSSNRDHTTHLTTSVSIKEESIGYNSTHTKDLQTTNQETTTPSTVNNNCTNRACICGKWAHLNGLNLSRNDLILILKSELDSIRQNLIIDTKTISAYRNKKISAPDYRKSSAVMGYSGVALISVPILFVLIIDAMRFCKK; from the exons GAGCAAGCCTTTCAATTTTCGGCTGTTACTGGAATGATGATGGCACCACGTTGCCAGATAAACAATTAACTGCAACTTCTACGGTTGACTGCATACACATTTGCCTAACAGTAAATCCAAGTTATGTATATGCAGGAACACAAAAG AATCCAGAGGGATGTTACTGTGGCTTAACACTTCATAGTCAGGCAAATACCAGAGTTTTTCAAGATGATGAATGTTCTGCACCGTGTCCAGTAGTAGTTTTGGATATCTGTGGTGGATACTATAGATTAGCTGTCTACGAAATAT CTGGCTTAAAAGTCCCAGTAACTTTAGGCGGAAACGACATTACCACGGAATTTAGAAAAGAGTTCACGACCACTCATAGACAAGTGGCATTTACAACATCAGATGTACTTTTGGAACATTCAAATGATTCGACCCAAAGTACTAACAGAAAATCGACGTATTCATTAGAACATAGTAGTTCTTCAAACATAGACCAAACAACGCATCCAAAGATAAGTTTTAGTATACAAGAAGGATCAACCGATTTCAATTCAACACATACAACTTCGTCGAACCGAGACCATACCACGCATCTAACGACCAGTGTTAGTATAAAAGAAGAATCTATCGGTTACAATTCAACACATACAA AAGACCTTCAAACCACAAACCAAGAGACTACAACACCTAGTACAGTAAACAATAATTGTACAAACAGAGCTTGTATATGTGGTAAATGGGCTCATTTGAACGGACTTAATTTATCGAGAAACGATCTTATTTTGATCCTGAAAAGTGAATTAGACTCTATTcgtcaaaatttaataattgaCACAAAAACAATTTCTGCGTATCGAAATAAAAAGATTTCAGCTCCTGATTACAGAAAGTCTTCAGCAGTGATGGGCTACTCCGGTGTTGCTTTAATAAGTGTGCCTATATTATTCGTTTTAATTATTGATGCAATGAGGTTTTGTAAAAAGTAG